The Dyella caseinilytica genome has a window encoding:
- the dnaQ gene encoding DNA polymerase III subunit epsilon — MRQIVLDTETTGLEVRQGHRLIEIACVELIERRPTGRHYQTYLNPDRAIDEGAREVTGIEDEFLLDKPHFEDIVEEFLAFIDGTELIIHNATFDVGFLDAELARAGAHYGRIRDRCPVLDTLAMARERYPGQRNSLDALCKRLGVDNSARGLHGGLIDAQLLADVYLAMTSGQVVLDLGFEGANETGERSVVTPLVLARRPRVLRASQDELDAHGKRLDALDKSAGGQSVWRRVEVEG; from the coding sequence ATGAGACAGATCGTTCTCGATACCGAAACCACCGGCCTCGAAGTACGTCAGGGCCACCGCCTGATTGAAATCGCCTGCGTCGAGTTGATTGAGCGCCGACCCACCGGTCGTCATTACCAGACCTACCTCAATCCGGATCGTGCCATCGATGAAGGTGCCCGCGAAGTAACGGGTATTGAGGATGAATTTCTGCTCGACAAGCCGCACTTCGAGGACATCGTCGAGGAGTTTCTGGCATTCATCGATGGCACTGAACTGATCATCCACAACGCGACCTTCGACGTTGGCTTTTTGGATGCCGAGTTAGCGCGCGCGGGCGCGCACTACGGGCGTATCAGGGACCGTTGTCCCGTGCTGGATACCCTGGCCATGGCGCGCGAGCGTTATCCCGGCCAGCGCAACAGCCTCGATGCACTCTGCAAGCGCCTTGGCGTGGACAACTCTGCGCGTGGCCTGCACGGGGGCTTGATCGACGCGCAGCTGCTCGCTGATGTTTATCTCGCGATGACGTCTGGCCAGGTCGTACTCGACCTGGGATTTGAAGGCGCAAACGAAACCGGCGAACGCTCGGTGGTCACGCCGCTGGTGCTCGCCCGCCGCCCGCGGGTGCTGCGCGCCAGCCAGGACGAACTTGACGCGCACGGCAAGCGATTGGATGCCCTGGACAAAAGCGCCGGTGGTCAATCGGTGTGGCGCCGGGTGGAAGTCGAGGGCTAA
- a CDS encoding LysM peptidoglycan-binding domain-containing protein: MKHTQRLLPVALASLLAACATPPTTGPTHAPATTVTPTQAPAPTPAPAPQAAATPASQPETVDVWDRLRGSFAMSDCDADPQIMVWAHRYTQNPQRFETQMNQVLPQLIYVQQVAEKYDVAGEFALLPWVESQYRPVPGHRNLPVGIWQIVSSTAHVIGLHTDRGYDGRLDTAASTDGVMRMLHDYHDNLHDWRLVDYAFNRGEFGMQKLVQQHGLPPDEPAIPNLPVPRVTREHLTKLLAISCVVRDPGRFNVELPTLAPDQHLEAVQVSHSMTLSHAASSAGMDADTLKQLNPALLTGNVDNNTPGHLLLMPHRNAEQLRTALQIANDQGMTASLSDNNPPPPMLADAPAITDDSSNTSTKPHHARTHTVRSGESLWQIAKNYSTSVSKIERLNNLHGKPLKPGQVLKLDTP, encoded by the coding sequence ATGAAACACACGCAACGACTTCTTCCCGTTGCGCTTGCCTCGTTACTGGCGGCATGCGCGACACCACCGACGACTGGCCCGACGCACGCGCCCGCGACGACAGTTACGCCAACCCAAGCCCCTGCGCCGACACCAGCGCCTGCACCCCAGGCAGCGGCAACGCCTGCTTCGCAGCCGGAAACGGTAGATGTCTGGGACAGGTTGCGCGGCAGCTTCGCCATGTCCGATTGCGATGCCGATCCGCAGATCATGGTATGGGCGCATCGCTATACGCAAAATCCTCAGCGCTTTGAAACACAGATGAATCAGGTGCTGCCGCAGCTCATCTATGTGCAGCAAGTCGCTGAGAAATACGACGTAGCCGGTGAATTCGCCCTGTTGCCGTGGGTGGAAAGCCAGTACCGGCCCGTGCCGGGACATCGCAATCTTCCTGTTGGTATCTGGCAAATCGTTAGCAGTACCGCGCACGTGATCGGATTGCATACGGATCGCGGCTATGACGGGCGCCTGGATACAGCCGCCTCGACTGACGGCGTCATGCGCATGCTGCACGATTACCACGACAACCTGCATGACTGGCGCTTGGTGGATTACGCCTTCAACCGCGGCGAATTCGGCATGCAGAAGCTGGTTCAGCAGCATGGCCTACCCCCAGACGAACCGGCCATTCCGAACCTGCCGGTACCGCGCGTCACACGTGAACATCTGACCAAGCTGCTGGCCATTTCCTGCGTGGTGCGCGACCCCGGACGATTCAATGTGGAATTACCCACGCTGGCGCCAGATCAGCATCTGGAGGCGGTGCAAGTCAGCCACAGCATGACGCTGTCCCATGCAGCCAGCAGTGCCGGCATGGATGCCGACACGCTCAAGCAACTGAATCCTGCTTTGCTTACAGGTAACGTGGATAACAACACGCCGGGGCACCTGTTGTTGATGCCGCATCGTAACGCCGAGCAGTTGCGCACCGCGTTGCAGATAGCCAACGACCAGGGCATGACGGCCAGCCTATCTGACAACAATCCGCCGCCGCCCATGCTTGCGGATGCACCTGCCATCACCGACGACAGTTCCAACACGTCAACCAAGCCGCACCACGCCCGCACTCACACGGTGCGCTCGGGAGAAAGCTTGTGGCAGATCGCCAAAAATTACTCCACGAGCGTAAGCAAGATTGAACGCCTGAACAACTTGCACGGCAAGCCGCTTAAGCCGGGGCAAGTACTCAAGCTCGATACGCCCTGA
- a CDS encoding cation:proton antiporter, with product MHDIGFIRDLALVMLVAGATTILFQRLRLPVLPGYILAGVVIGPHTPGVLVADPRAIGDISNLGVVLLMFTLGLEFSVRKLRQVGGTLLLVTVIEVGFMLWMGYQLGLLFGWGGRNALFLGAIIALSSTMVATRTLTENGLRQWPFARLVVGMLVAEDMLTIVLLTLLTAIAISGTVQTVAAFTLVGHLGLFVIAGMIVGLLLLPRLVDYVARFDRDETLLVSVLGICFGASLLAAWLGFSVALGAFLAGAVVAEARSAPRVVHLVEPLRDMFAALFFVAIGLKIDPMQLVHYALPALLIALTVMVGKSVVCGLGMFFIGHDVRTSLRTGLCMAQIGEFSFVIATLGLTLGAVDDFIYPIAVATALICMVSSPYLLRSADLLAHVGGKIVPRPMRVLMTSYSGWLENLRPVDDNAVIAAMFRRLLWHIAVNVALIVTLFVMGAYINAHNAAWFERWGLSRDMRHSLIWAAALFLSLPLLIAVYRKAEALGMLLAELGIRERFAGAYTQTIRQILAKLIPLATLVALAILVSVLGSAILPPRGVALSLVGACVLLAVLLWRGLVKMHARLQAALRETLEKPSPADHK from the coding sequence ATGCACGATATTGGCTTTATCCGCGACCTTGCGTTGGTGATGCTTGTGGCTGGTGCCACGACCATCCTGTTCCAGCGCCTGCGTCTGCCTGTGCTACCCGGTTACATCCTTGCTGGCGTGGTGATTGGTCCACATACACCAGGCGTGTTGGTGGCTGATCCGCGCGCCATTGGCGATATCTCCAACCTCGGCGTAGTGCTGTTGATGTTTACGCTGGGGCTCGAGTTCAGTGTGCGCAAATTGCGCCAGGTCGGTGGCACTTTGCTGCTGGTCACGGTGATCGAAGTCGGATTCATGCTGTGGATGGGTTATCAGCTTGGACTTTTGTTCGGCTGGGGTGGCAGGAATGCGTTGTTCCTTGGCGCGATCATCGCGCTGTCGTCGACCATGGTGGCGACGCGCACGCTGACCGAGAACGGTCTGCGGCAATGGCCATTCGCGCGGTTAGTGGTCGGCATGCTGGTAGCGGAAGACATGCTGACCATCGTGCTGCTCACGTTGCTTACCGCGATCGCAATCAGCGGCACAGTGCAGACAGTGGCGGCATTTACCCTGGTGGGGCACCTGGGGCTGTTTGTCATTGCCGGCATGATTGTGGGGCTGTTGCTGCTGCCACGCCTGGTTGATTACGTCGCCCGCTTCGACCGCGATGAAACGTTGCTGGTCAGCGTGCTCGGCATCTGTTTTGGCGCCAGCTTGCTGGCGGCGTGGCTGGGTTTCAGCGTGGCGCTAGGCGCTTTTCTTGCAGGTGCCGTAGTAGCAGAGGCGCGCAGTGCGCCGCGTGTCGTGCATCTGGTGGAACCTTTACGTGACATGTTCGCGGCGCTGTTTTTTGTGGCTATCGGACTGAAGATCGATCCGATGCAGCTTGTGCATTACGCGTTGCCGGCGCTGTTGATCGCGCTGACCGTGATGGTTGGCAAAAGCGTGGTATGCGGTCTGGGCATGTTTTTTATCGGTCACGATGTGCGCACCTCGTTGCGCACCGGCTTGTGCATGGCGCAGATCGGCGAGTTTTCGTTTGTGATTGCGACCCTCGGGCTGACGCTTGGCGCGGTGGACGACTTCATCTATCCCATTGCCGTGGCCACTGCGCTGATCTGCATGGTGTCGTCGCCATACTTGCTTCGTTCTGCGGATCTGCTGGCGCATGTCGGCGGAAAGATCGTGCCGCGCCCAATGCGCGTTTTGATGACCAGCTACAGCGGCTGGCTGGAGAACCTGCGTCCGGTGGATGACAACGCGGTGATCGCGGCGATGTTCCGCCGACTGTTGTGGCACATCGCAGTGAATGTGGCTTTGATCGTCACCCTGTTTGTGATGGGTGCTTACATCAATGCGCATAACGCAGCATGGTTCGAGCGTTGGGGATTGAGTCGTGATATGCGCCATTCCCTGATCTGGGCAGCAGCCTTGTTTCTGTCGTTGCCATTGCTGATCGCGGTGTATCGCAAAGCCGAGGCCCTGGGAATGCTGCTGGCAGAACTGGGAATACGCGAGCGTTTTGCGGGTGCGTACACCCAGACCATTCGGCAGATTCTTGCGAAATTGATCCCGCTGGCGACGCTGGTGGCGCTGGCTATCTTGGTCAGCGTGCTGGGATCGGCGATTTTGCCTCCGCGTGGTGTAGCGCTATCGCTAGTAGGTGCGTGCGTTTTGCTCGCAGTGCTGCTCTGGCGCGGATTGGTGAAAATGCATGCGCGGTTGCAGGCGGCGCTGCGCGAGACGCTGGAAAAGCCTTCACCTGCCGATCACAAATGA
- the rnhA gene encoding ribonuclease HI, which produces MADVEAFTDGACLGNPGPGGWAALLRAKGTERLLSGGEAQTTNNRMELLAAISALEALTRPCSVKVTTDSRYVMQGMEEWVPRWISNGWRTADKKPVKNQDLWQRLSAAVAPHQVRWQWVKGHAGHVENERVDQAAREQAEQFKEKA; this is translated from the coding sequence GTGGCGGATGTAGAAGCGTTTACCGATGGCGCGTGCCTCGGCAATCCCGGTCCGGGAGGCTGGGCGGCACTGTTGAGAGCCAAGGGAACGGAGCGTTTGCTGAGCGGCGGCGAGGCTCAGACCACCAACAACCGGATGGAACTGCTAGCCGCAATCAGCGCGCTCGAAGCTTTGACGCGCCCGTGCAGCGTCAAGGTCACCACCGATTCGCGTTACGTCATGCAGGGCATGGAAGAATGGGTGCCGCGCTGGATCAGCAACGGCTGGCGCACCGCCGATAAGAAACCGGTAAAGAACCAGGATCTATGGCAACGGCTTTCCGCCGCGGTAGCACCGCATCAGGTACGTTGGCAGTGGGTAAAGGGCCACGCCGGTCATGTTGAAAACGAGCGCGTCGATCAGGCTGCACGCGAACAGGCAGAGCAATTCAAGGAAAAGGCATGA
- a CDS encoding methyltransferase domain-containing protein encodes MPQRAHDIYASAPMRGLMADETVAYLPDLRRCAGTRALLLSAAAQDAPPNPPYLGQWVTLRLAQGRFRGDVQASASEPLPFIDRAFDLILLRHALEPASLSLDEIIRVLAPGGMLVLTGINPLSGWTPWWLWHTRGSDSHATSPMQLAVRLRRAELQIERVQRVGRALPVPSNGQADAPALLGGGYVLVARKQGPMNVPTRLRPKPVTPPVRAGLAPGARRNSVS; translated from the coding sequence ATGCCACAGCGCGCCCACGATATCTACGCAAGTGCGCCCATGCGTGGTCTCATGGCCGATGAAACGGTAGCCTACCTGCCGGATCTGCGCCGTTGCGCAGGTACTCGGGCGCTGCTGCTCTCCGCCGCCGCCCAGGATGCGCCACCCAATCCACCCTATCTGGGCCAGTGGGTGACGCTCCGGCTCGCGCAGGGACGATTCCGGGGCGATGTCCAGGCCAGTGCCAGCGAGCCGTTGCCGTTTATAGACCGGGCTTTCGATCTGATCCTCCTGCGCCACGCTCTGGAGCCTGCTTCCCTTTCGCTGGACGAGATCATTCGCGTGCTGGCGCCAGGCGGCATGCTGGTGCTTACGGGGATCAATCCGTTGAGCGGCTGGACACCCTGGTGGCTTTGGCATACGCGTGGCAGCGATTCGCATGCCACGTCTCCCATGCAGTTGGCAGTCAGGCTGCGCCGGGCAGAACTGCAGATCGAGCGGGTACAGCGGGTAGGGCGAGCGTTGCCAGTACCCTCGAACGGACAAGCTGATGCGCCGGCCTTGCTTGGCGGCGGCTATGTACTGGTGGCGCGCAAGCAGGGCCCGATGAACGTACCGACGCGGCTGCGCCCCAAGCCAGTGACGCCGCCGGTGCGAGCCGGCCTTGCTCCCGGTGCGCGGCGCAATTCGGTCAGTTGA
- the ppsA gene encoding phosphoenolpyruvate synthase yields MNDLVLWLDQLRMTDLGKVGGKNASLGEMIGNLAQLGVSVPGGFATTADAFQQYLEKSGLSKRIAERLATLDVDDVDALVAGGKEIRGWIVDTALPAELENAIRAAYIKLCKDAGSDNIAVAVRSSATAEDLPDASFAGQQETFLNVVGIDDVLHKVKEVFASLYNDRAIAYRVHQGFKHEDVFLSAGVQLMVRSDVGASGVLFTLDTESGFRDVVFVTGSYGLGEMVVQGAVNPDEFYVFKPTLKEGKPAVLRRSLGAKQQRMVYSTQPGERVRIEETPAADRNRFCITDADVQELAKQALVIEKHYGRPMDVEWAKDGNTGKLYIVQARPETVKSRAHATQLERFHLTEKGKVLAEGRAIGQKIGAGKARVIRSLADMNKVQPGDVLIADMTDPDWEPVMKRASAIVTNRGGRTCHAAIIARELGVPAVVGTGNALNTIPDGHDVTVSCAEGDTGMIYEGQLKFDRVTADLGAMPEAPLKIMMNVANPERAFDFGMLPNAGIGLARLEMIIASHIGVHPKALLEYSRQDAETKAKIDARIAGYADPVSFYIDRLAEGIATIAASVYPKPVIVRLSDFKSNEYANLLGGSRYEPHEENPMIGYRGASRYVDAGFTESFGLECKAVKHVREVMGLTNVWVMIPFVRTLDEGRKVVEVLGKNGLKQGEHDLKIIMMCELPSNALLADEFLDIFDGFSIGSNDLTQLTLGLDRDSSIVAHLFDERDPAVKKLLSMAIQTARKRGKYVGICGQGPSDHPDLAEWLMDQGIESVSLNPDTVVDTWLRLAKKKAG; encoded by the coding sequence TTGAACGATCTGGTGCTTTGGCTCGACCAACTGCGCATGACCGACCTTGGCAAGGTCGGCGGAAAGAATGCGTCGCTCGGCGAGATGATTGGCAACCTGGCCCAGCTCGGCGTATCCGTGCCGGGCGGCTTTGCCACCACCGCCGACGCTTTCCAGCAGTATCTGGAAAAGAGCGGCCTGTCCAAGCGTATCGCCGAACGGCTGGCCACACTGGATGTCGATGACGTCGACGCACTGGTCGCCGGCGGCAAGGAAATCCGGGGCTGGATTGTCGACACCGCCCTGCCTGCCGAGCTGGAAAATGCCATCCGCGCGGCCTACATCAAGCTCTGCAAAGATGCCGGCAGCGACAATATCGCCGTCGCCGTACGCTCCTCCGCCACCGCCGAAGATCTGCCGGATGCATCGTTCGCCGGCCAGCAGGAAACCTTCCTCAACGTGGTCGGCATCGACGACGTGCTGCATAAGGTGAAAGAAGTTTTCGCCTCGCTCTACAACGATCGGGCCATCGCTTACCGCGTGCACCAGGGCTTTAAGCACGAAGACGTGTTTCTCTCCGCCGGCGTGCAGCTGATGGTGCGCTCGGATGTGGGGGCTTCCGGTGTGCTGTTCACACTCGATACCGAATCGGGTTTCCGCGATGTGGTGTTCGTCACCGGCAGCTACGGCCTGGGCGAAATGGTTGTCCAGGGCGCGGTGAACCCGGATGAGTTCTACGTGTTCAAGCCGACACTGAAGGAAGGCAAGCCGGCCGTACTGCGCCGCAGCCTCGGTGCCAAGCAGCAACGCATGGTGTATTCCACCCAGCCTGGCGAGCGCGTGCGCATCGAGGAAACCCCGGCAGCTGATCGCAACCGCTTCTGTATCACTGATGCCGATGTGCAGGAACTGGCCAAGCAGGCGCTGGTGATCGAAAAGCACTACGGCCGTCCGATGGATGTCGAGTGGGCGAAGGATGGCAACACCGGCAAGCTCTACATCGTGCAGGCCCGCCCGGAAACGGTGAAGTCGCGTGCGCATGCCACGCAGCTGGAGCGTTTCCACCTCACCGAAAAAGGCAAGGTGCTGGCCGAAGGCCGCGCCATCGGCCAGAAGATCGGCGCAGGCAAGGCTCGCGTGATTCGTTCGCTGGCCGATATGAACAAAGTGCAGCCGGGCGATGTGTTGATCGCTGACATGACTGACCCCGACTGGGAACCGGTGATGAAGCGCGCTTCGGCCATCGTCACCAATCGCGGCGGCCGCACCTGCCACGCGGCAATCATTGCGCGCGAATTGGGCGTACCGGCGGTGGTCGGCACGGGCAATGCGCTGAACACCATTCCGGACGGTCATGACGTCACCGTGTCCTGCGCGGAAGGCGATACCGGCATGATCTACGAGGGCCAGCTGAAGTTCGACCGCGTCACTGCAGATCTCGGCGCGATGCCCGAAGCACCGCTGAAGATCATGATGAACGTGGCCAACCCCGAGCGCGCCTTCGACTTCGGCATGCTGCCGAACGCAGGCATCGGCCTGGCCCGTCTGGAAATGATCATTGCCAGTCATATCGGCGTGCATCCGAAGGCGCTGCTCGAATACAGCAGGCAGGATGCCGAAACCAAGGCCAAGATCGACGCGCGCATCGCCGGCTATGCCGATCCGGTGAGCTTCTACATCGATCGTCTAGCCGAAGGCATCGCCACCATCGCCGCGTCGGTGTATCCGAAGCCGGTGATCGTGCGCCTGTCCGACTTCAAGTCCAACGAATACGCCAATCTGCTCGGCGGTTCGCGCTACGAACCGCATGAAGAAAACCCGATGATCGGCTACCGCGGCGCCAGCCGTTACGTCGATGCCGGCTTCACTGAATCGTTCGGTCTGGAATGCAAAGCCGTCAAGCACGTGCGCGAAGTGATGGGTCTCACGAATGTGTGGGTGATGATCCCGTTCGTGCGCACGCTGGACGAAGGCCGCAAGGTGGTCGAGGTGCTCGGCAAGAACGGCCTCAAGCAAGGCGAGCATGACCTGAAGATCATCATGATGTGCGAGCTGCCGTCCAACGCGCTGTTGGCCGACGAATTCCTCGACATCTTCGATGGCTTCTCGATCGGCTCCAACGACCTCACCCAGCTCACCCTCGGCCTGGACCGCGACTCAAGCATCGTCGCCCACCTGTTCGACGAGCGCGATCCAGCGGTGAAGAAGCTGCTGTCGATGGCCATTCAGACTGCACGCAAGCGTGGCAAATACGTCGGCATCTGCGGCCAGGGCCCGTCTGATCACCCTGATCTGGCTGAATGGCTGATGGATCAGGGTATCGAATCGGTGTCGCTCAACCCTGACACCGTGGTCGATACCTGGCTGCGTCTGGCCAAGAAGAAAGCCGGTTAA
- a CDS encoding DUF1249 domain-containing protein has product MSAVLDRRAALLPGRFEYLMGLYAENYHRLTRLFAPQKLVVGDYVSDVDDGLPVHLVVQECHPYTLELELTYGFVDAQTGRRAPSAQLRVYNDAHVAEALHCHPGRHLWQVLGPFPPAHTVFQHRLQMNGFLARWLEYLAEQGHSAGTLEQVSK; this is encoded by the coding sequence ATGAGTGCCGTTCTCGACCGCCGTGCCGCCTTGCTGCCAGGACGCTTTGAGTACCTGATGGGACTCTATGCCGAAAACTATCATCGGCTGACGCGCCTGTTCGCACCACAAAAGCTGGTAGTGGGCGATTACGTGTCAGACGTCGACGACGGTCTGCCGGTGCATTTGGTGGTACAGGAATGTCATCCGTATACGCTGGAGCTGGAACTGACGTACGGTTTCGTCGACGCACAGACTGGGCGTCGCGCGCCATCCGCCCAGCTGCGTGTCTATAACGATGCGCACGTGGCTGAGGCGCTGCACTGCCATCCGGGGCGTCACTTGTGGCAAGTGCTGGGGCCGTTCCCGCCAGCGCATACCGTGTTCCAGCATCGTTTGCAGATGAACGGTTTTCTGGCTCGTTGGCTGGAGTACCTGGCAGAGCAGGGGCATTCGGCAGGTACGCTGGAGCAGGTGTCGAAATAG
- the ppsR gene encoding posphoenolpyruvate synthetase regulatory kinase/phosphorylase PpsR gives MQRSVFFISDSTGITAETIGNSILAQFEGVQFEKHRLPFIDNPQKAEAAATRIKTRYAQSGDRPIVVNTMADRALCDIVASSGALMLDVFAPFIGPLEDELGTRHSGAVNRSHGLVDFDKYEARINATNYALSHDDGLDVDYAQADLILVGVSRSGKTPTCLYMALHYGVSAANYPLTDEDLEKLELPARLRSYKNRLFGLTIEPDRLAQIREQRRPGSRYATLKQCKWELEQADRLLRQAGIPCLNTTHVSIEEIASKIFDQFGIEKTMF, from the coding sequence ATGCAACGCTCGGTTTTTTTCATCTCCGACTCTACTGGTATTACCGCCGAAACCATCGGAAACAGCATCCTTGCTCAATTCGAAGGGGTGCAGTTCGAAAAACATCGCCTGCCATTCATCGACAACCCCCAGAAAGCTGAGGCGGCAGCGACGCGCATCAAGACGCGGTATGCCCAGAGCGGGGATCGGCCGATCGTGGTCAATACCATGGCCGACCGGGCTCTGTGCGACATCGTCGCCAGCAGCGGTGCGCTGATGCTGGACGTGTTCGCGCCGTTCATCGGGCCATTGGAAGACGAGCTGGGCACCCGTCATTCCGGTGCGGTGAACCGCTCGCATGGCCTGGTGGACTTTGATAAATACGAGGCGCGCATCAACGCCACCAACTACGCCTTGAGCCACGATGACGGCCTGGACGTGGACTATGCCCAGGCGGATCTGATCCTGGTGGGTGTGTCGCGTTCGGGCAAAACGCCGACCTGCCTCTATATGGCCTTGCATTACGGGGTCAGTGCCGCCAATTATCCGCTGACCGATGAGGACCTGGAAAAGCTCGAACTGCCCGCCCGTCTGCGGTCCTATAAAAACCGCCTGTTCGGCTTGACCATTGAGCCCGATCGCCTGGCGCAGATCCGCGAACAGCGGCGCCCGGGCAGTCGTTATGCCACGCTGAAGCAATGCAAGTGGGAACTGGAACAGGCCGACCGGCTGTTGCGGCAGGCGGGGATTCCTTGCCTGAATACCACGCATGTATCGATCGAGGAGATTGCGAGCAAAATCTTCGATCAGTTCGGTATCGAAAAAACCATGTTCTAA
- the lepB gene encoding signal peptidase I — MRSLMQHLYRNKGFITFMLCMIMFRSALADWSVVPTGSMQPTIQIGDRILVDKAAYDIRVPLTHISLIHLADPQRGDIVVLDSHAANERLVKRVIGLPGDEVALRDNMLYINGVAATYSPVNVQGIHDDQQDPARYEMESLGHLQHLIRLSIYRPSEMRDFGPITVPTGQYLLMGDNRDNSMDSRYLGFFPRNEIVGRSRYVAMSLDPNHDYLPRKQRFGARLDVPSPSPR, encoded by the coding sequence ATGCGCAGCCTGATGCAGCACCTCTACCGGAACAAGGGATTCATTACCTTCATGCTCTGCATGATCATGTTCCGCAGCGCGCTCGCTGACTGGAGTGTCGTCCCTACCGGCTCCATGCAACCGACCATTCAGATTGGCGACCGCATTTTGGTGGACAAGGCAGCCTACGACATCCGCGTACCGCTCACACATATCTCGCTCATCCATCTGGCTGATCCGCAACGCGGCGACATCGTGGTACTCGATTCACACGCTGCTAATGAGCGCCTGGTAAAGCGCGTCATCGGCCTTCCCGGCGACGAAGTCGCCCTGCGCGACAACATGCTCTACATCAATGGCGTGGCCGCCACCTACTCGCCCGTCAACGTGCAAGGCATCCACGACGATCAGCAGGATCCTGCCCGGTACGAAATGGAAAGCCTGGGCCACCTGCAACACCTGATCCGGCTTTCGATCTATCGACCCAGCGAGATGCGTGATTTCGGTCCGATTACCGTACCGACCGGCCAATATCTGTTGATGGGTGACAATCGCGACAACAGCATGGATTCCCGCTACCTGGGCTTCTTCCCCCGTAACGAAATCGTGGGGCGATCCCGCTATGTGGCGATGTCGCTGGATCCGAATCACGATTACCTGCCACGCAAGCAGCGCTTTGGGGCCCGCCTTGACGTTCCCAGCCCCTCGCCTCGATAA
- a CDS encoding PP2C family protein-serine/threonine phosphatase produces the protein MIEFGHGTHVGLRRTRNEDTYCADAALGLFLVADGMGGHQHGEVASALARDAVIEGVRRGLPLAEAVHGAAARVLERAQRYDDALPMGTTIVALRLSEQNYEIAWVGDSRIYQWKNGLRQVSHDHSLVQSLVDAGLIEESQARRHPQRNVLTQALGITALEQLHISLAKGQLTPDMSFLICSDGLTEEVNDNAIANMVGRQDLAAQECVDHLLLAALDAGGSDNVTAILARNR, from the coding sequence ATGATCGAGTTCGGACACGGAACCCACGTTGGATTGCGCCGCACGCGCAATGAAGACACGTATTGCGCCGACGCGGCGCTAGGCCTGTTTCTAGTTGCCGACGGCATGGGTGGGCATCAGCACGGGGAAGTGGCTTCAGCATTGGCGCGCGATGCGGTGATCGAAGGTGTGCGCCGCGGTTTGCCGCTGGCTGAAGCCGTGCATGGCGCAGCCGCTCGCGTGCTTGAACGCGCACAGCGCTACGACGATGCGCTCCCCATGGGCACTACCATCGTGGCGCTCCGCCTATCCGAGCAGAACTACGAAATAGCCTGGGTGGGCGACAGCCGCATCTATCAGTGGAAGAACGGGCTGCGTCAGGTCAGCCACGATCACTCCTTGGTGCAGAGTCTGGTTGACGCTGGCCTAATCGAGGAGTCCCAAGCTCGGCGGCATCCACAACGCAATGTGCTGACCCAGGCGTTGGGCATCACTGCGCTAGAGCAATTGCATATCAGCCTGGCCAAAGGACAACTCACGCCCGACATGAGCTTCCTCATCTGCAGCGATGGCCTTACCGAAGAAGTGAACGACAACGCCATCGCCAACATGGTTGGCCGACAAGATCTGGCCGCACAGGAATGCGTCGATCATCTGCTGCTGGCCGCCCTCGATGCGGGCGGCAGCGACAACGTCACCGCGATTCTCGCCCGCAACCGCTAA
- the gloB gene encoding hydroxyacylglutathione hydrolase translates to MHVVPLPALADNYIWLLHNDSGQAIVVDPGEASPVEAALASRGLTLRAVLLTHHHADHIGGAGQLRDRYGIPVYAPDDDRIEIATHRVHDGQTLELQQPSARFKVIAVPGHTLSHIVYVGEGVLLCGDTLFSLGCGRMFEGTPTQMLSSLQRLASLPGDTLVCCGHEYTAANGRFAQTIEPDNAALKQRLDEVTRLRAEHRPSLPATLSSELACNPFLRVDSESVIDWCRRHGAANDPVARFAALRSAKDAFRA, encoded by the coding sequence TTGCACGTCGTACCGTTACCGGCGCTTGCCGACAACTACATCTGGCTGCTGCATAACGACAGCGGCCAAGCCATCGTGGTGGATCCGGGCGAAGCCAGCCCGGTGGAAGCGGCACTCGCCTCTCGCGGCTTGACCCTGCGCGCTGTCCTGCTGACGCATCATCACGCCGATCACATCGGCGGTGCCGGCCAGCTGCGAGACCGCTACGGCATTCCCGTCTATGCGCCTGACGATGACCGCATCGAGATCGCGACGCATCGGGTGCACGACGGCCAGACGCTGGAACTCCAACAGCCATCTGCACGCTTCAAAGTTATCGCCGTGCCGGGCCACACGCTGAGCCATATCGTTTACGTTGGCGAAGGCGTATTGCTCTGTGGCGACACCTTATTCAGCCTCGGCTGCGGCCGCATGTTCGAGGGCACGCCCACGCAGATGCTGTCATCACTACAGCGTCTTGCCTCCCTGCCCGGCGACACATTGGTGTGTTGCGGCCACGAATACACCGCTGCAAACGGCCGCTTTGCGCAAACCATCGAGCCCGATAATGCGGCACTGAAGCAGCGACTGGATGAAGTGACCAGGCTTCGAGCCGAACACCGTCCGAGCCTGCCCGCCACGTTGTCGAGCGAACTGGCGTGCAATCCTTTCCTGCGCGTGGATAGTGAGAGCGTGATCGACTGGTGTCGCCGGCATGGTGCAGCGAATGATCCTGTCGCTCGTTTCGCCGCGCTGCGGTCCGCCAAGGACGCATTCCGCGCATGA